The Endozoicomonas montiporae CL-33 genome contains a region encoding:
- a CDS encoding primase-helicase zinc-binding domain-containing protein, with protein MKAQVFTEQVKLAAGGQWDGILQSLCGLTDNEVNPRKRNIPCPHCGGRDRYEFKSADNGNYFCRHCGAGDGFSLIMKMQECRFPDAVDQVARWLGIERRSYRNEAEALADQARITASMEARRQEQEARRQQEAEQKKKRQEQVADTVPSILGKALPADPNHPYLVRKQLPPMNLRQDGNLLLIPLFARGHKLVNVEKIKPDGFKFGLEDGLRTNVYHRFGDESWTVYICEGWATGASLYLMERETIRVYSSMGKGNLEGVARIASEQNPDSRLIIAADNDTHQPDNPGLTDAMKAAQSVGALIMLPPAMQNSSNGADFSDYYLANGGLRHGNV; from the coding sequence GTGAAAGCACAGGTATTCACTGAACAGGTAAAGCTTGCCGCTGGTGGACAGTGGGACGGTATTCTTCAATCGCTGTGTGGGCTGACTGATAACGAGGTCAACCCACGTAAGCGCAATATCCCGTGCCCTCATTGTGGAGGGCGCGACCGGTACGAGTTCAAGAGTGCAGACAACGGCAATTACTTTTGCAGGCATTGCGGAGCAGGCGACGGGTTTAGCCTGATTATGAAAATGCAGGAGTGTCGTTTTCCTGATGCGGTTGATCAGGTTGCAAGGTGGCTGGGTATTGAGCGCAGGTCATACCGCAATGAAGCTGAAGCCCTTGCAGATCAAGCCCGTATAACTGCCAGCATGGAAGCCAGACGGCAGGAGCAGGAAGCCAGAAGGCAACAGGAGGCCGAACAGAAAAAGAAACGACAGGAGCAGGTAGCCGATACCGTGCCGTCTATTCTGGGCAAGGCTTTACCGGCAGACCCGAATCACCCGTACTTGGTTCGAAAGCAATTACCACCAATGAATCTCAGGCAGGATGGAAACCTGTTACTGATTCCATTGTTTGCCAGAGGTCACAAGCTGGTGAACGTGGAGAAGATCAAACCCGATGGTTTTAAGTTTGGCCTTGAGGACGGATTGAGGACGAATGTATATCACCGCTTTGGTGATGAAAGCTGGACAGTGTACATCTGTGAAGGCTGGGCAACAGGGGCAAGCTTGTACCTGATGGAAAGGGAAACCATAAGGGTTTATTCCTCTATGGGTAAAGGCAACCTTGAAGGCGTTGCCCGGATCGCCAGCGAACAGAACCCTGATAGCCGGTTGATCATTGCAGCCGACAACGACACCCACCAACCAGACAACCCCGGACTGACCGACGCAATGAAAGCTGCGCAGTCCGTAGGGGCTTTGATCATGCTACCGCCTGCAATGCAGAACAGCAGCAACGGGGCTGACTTTTCCGATTACTACCTTGCCAATGGAGGGCTTAGGCATGGCAATGTGTGA